The Deltaproteobacteria bacterium genome includes a window with the following:
- a CDS encoding GNAT family N-acetyltransferase — protein sequence MNASGDIRIATEKDLPEVLEIERLSFPHPWGHHYLKAALQDLFIIFKKETVMGFLIAVCYQKRLRANIMKVAVHPHHRGKGIARKMLQEALQILQHKGIKEVELDAKMLEVSVVNFYEKLGFRVKRLISPDSELEDYHFFSMCRSLTDDNNFSSDMS from the coding sequence ATGAATGCCTCAGGTGATATTAGAATAGCTACAGAGAAGGATCTTCCGGAGGTGTTGGAGATCGAACGCTTGTCGTTTCCTCACCCCTGGGGCCATCATTACCTGAAAGCTGCCCTGCAGGACCTTTTCATCATCTTCAAGAAGGAGACCGTCATGGGCTTTCTCATAGCCGTGTGCTATCAGAAAAGGCTCAGGGCCAATATTATGAAGGTCGCGGTTCATCCTCATCATCGAGGCAAGGGGATTGCCAGGAAGATGTTGCAGGAGGCGCTGCAAATCCTGCAGCATAAAGGTATCAAGGAAGTAGAGTTGGATGCAAAAATGCTCGAGGTTAGTGTGGTCAATTTTTACGAAAAATTGGGCTTCAGGGTAAAGCGGCTCATTTCCCCTGATTCAGAACTGGAAGACTACCACTTTTTTTCCATGTGCAGATCTTTGACCGATGACAATAATTTCAGTTCGGATATGTCATGA